One genomic region from Pongo abelii isolate AG06213 chromosome 4, NHGRI_mPonAbe1-v2.0_pri, whole genome shotgun sequence encodes:
- the DRD1 gene encoding D(1A) dopamine receptor has protein sequence MRTLNTSAMDGTGLVVERDFSVRILTACFLSLLILSTLLGNTLVCAAVIRFRHLRSKVTNFFVISLAVSDLLVAVLVMPWKAVAEIAGFWPFGSFCNIWVAFDIMCSTASILNLCVISVDRYWAISSPFRYERKMTPKAAFILISVAWTLSVLISFIPVQLSWHKAKPTSPSDGNATSLAETIDNCDSSLSRTYAISSSVISFYIPVAIMIVTYTRIYRIAQKQIRRIAALERAAVHAKNCQTTTGNGKPVECSQPESSFKMSFKRETKVLKTLSVIMGVFVCCWLPFFILNCILPFCGSGETQPFCIDSITFDVFVWFGWANSSLNPIIYAFNADFRKAFSTLLGCYRLCPVTNNAIETVSINNNGAAMFSSHHEPRGSISKECNLVYLIPHAVGSSEDLKKEDAAGIARPLEKLSPALSVILDYDTDVSLEKIQPITQNGQHPT, from the coding sequence ATGAGGACTCTGAACACCTCTGCCATGGATGGGACTGGGCTGGTGGTAGAGAGGGACTTCTCTGTTCGTATCCTCACTGCCTGTTTCCTGTCGCTGCTCATCCTGTCCACGCTCCTGGGGAACACGCTGGTCTGTGCTGCGGTTATCAGGTTCCGACACCTGCGGTCCAAGGTGACCAACTTCTTTGTCATCTCCTTGGCTGTGTCAGATCTCTTGGTGGCCGTCTTGGTCATGCCCTGGAAAGCAGTGGCTGAGATTGCTGGCTTCTGGCCCTTTGGGTCCTTCTGTAACATCTGGGTGGCCTTTGACATCATGTGCTCCACCGCATCCATCCTCAACCTCTGTGTGATCAGCGTGGACAGGTATTGGGCTATCTCCAGCCCTTTCCGGTATGAGAGAAAGATGACCCCCAAGGCAGCCTTCATCCTGATCAGTGTGGCATGGACCTTGTCTGTACTCATCTCCTTCATCCCAGTGCAGCTCAGCTGGCACAAGGCAAAACCCACAAGCCCCTCTGATGGAAATGCCACTTCCTTGGCTGAGACCATAGACAACTGTGACTCCAGCCTCAGCAGGACATATGCCATCTCATCCTCTGTAATAAGCTTTTACATCCCTGTGGCCATCATGATTGTCACCTACACCAGGATCTACAGGATTGCTCAGAAACAAATACGGCGCATTGCAGCCTTGGAGAGGGCAGCAGTCCATGCCAAGAATTGCCAGACCACCACAGGTAATGGAAAGCCTGTCGAATGTTCTCAACCGGAAAGTTCTTTTAAGATGTCCTTCAAAAGAGAAACTAAAGTCCTGAAGACTCTGTCGGTGATcatgggtgtgtttgtgtgctgTTGGCTACCTTTCTTCATCTTGAACTGCATTTTGCCCTTCTGTGGGTCTGGGGAGACGCAGCCCTTCTGCATTGATTCCATCACCTTTGATGTGTTTGTGTGGTTTGGGTGGGCTAATTCATCCTTGAACCCCATCATTTATGCCTTTAATGCTGATTTTCGGAAGGCATTTTCAACCCTCTTAGGATGCTACAGACTTTGCCCTGTGACGAATAATGCCATAGAGACGGTGAGTATCAATAACAATGGGGCTGCGATGTTTTCCAGCCATCACGAGCCACGAGGCTCCATCTCCAAGGAGTGCAATCTGGTTTACCTGATCCCACATGCTGTGGGCTCCTCTGAGGACCTGAAAAAGGAGGATGCAGCTGGCATCGCCAGACCCTTGGAGAAGCTGTCCCCAGCCCTATCGGTCATATTGGACTATGACACTGACGTCTCTCTGGAGAAGATCCAACCCATCACACAAAACGGACAGCACCCAACCTGA